Proteins from a genomic interval of Symmachiella macrocystis:
- a CDS encoding DUF4303 domain-containing protein, giving the protein MPTLLLMLAPPNYDNLMPEIVDALTLHYRKWVAEHSGEKIYAYVIYPVPLIAAIGISVLTEQGLKQVAREYKTKHGYEQSLEQLAIDLRWSVAATPYCGDYLEIFDSVNERLEGMLSYVDSLEINDPAFDTHYETLESTLVRALNYFRLEVLGGATRPILYVDFGDMSDEDRLRFIKLCNTPEMVNWYLATNKKAS; this is encoded by the coding sequence ATGCCTACGCTCTTACTAATGCTTGCGCCGCCAAATTACGACAACTTGATGCCGGAAATCGTCGACGCCCTCACACTGCACTATCGCAAGTGGGTAGCCGAACACAGCGGTGAAAAGATTTATGCGTACGTCATTTACCCGGTTCCGCTTATTGCAGCCATCGGGATTTCGGTTTTGACCGAACAGGGTTTGAAACAGGTCGCTAGGGAATACAAAACCAAACACGGATATGAGCAATCGCTTGAACAGCTCGCGATCGATCTCCGTTGGTCCGTAGCCGCCACGCCGTATTGTGGAGATTACCTAGAAATCTTCGATTCCGTGAACGAGCGACTTGAGGGAATGCTCTCATACGTCGACTCGCTTGAGATCAACGACCCAGCATTCGACACACACTACGAAACGCTAGAGTCAACACTTGTGAGGGCACTGAATTATTTTCGGCTTGAGGTTCTGGGCGGGGCAACGCGGCCAATCTTGTACGTAGACTTTGGTGATATGAGCGACGAGGACCGTCTCCGGTTCATTAAGCTGTGTAACACGCCGGAAATGGTGAATTGGTATCTCGCGACAAATAAAAAGGCAAGCTAA
- a CDS encoding sugar phosphate isomerase/epimerase family protein has product MMYKSLSARAIGLKATLTEVVEAAITHGFGGIDVQIELVLPLANAMGLKYCQQIIQAADSTPGSWVLPTRWQDEDEALFQRDLAELPELAKLAQDTGFTRVTTAVPPTSNVRPLEENLEWSKNRLQQIADVVGECGQQLGLEYLATPTLRKDAKHEFIHTLAGLKQLKELIARDNVGYLLDSWHWHMAGETAADLSSLKAEEIVAIHVNDAPADIPNDEQIDNVRRLPGSTGVIDINTFLQTISDTGYEGPMTAEPFAAGVRTLNKNRVVELVSESLDRVWFRKDEIAAQEAARAEAARLAAEAAAAVAATAETVPAEGEPVLAEADTKEE; this is encoded by the coding sequence ATGATGTACAAATCACTAAGTGCACGGGCTATCGGCTTAAAGGCGACTTTGACCGAGGTTGTCGAGGCGGCCATTACGCACGGATTTGGCGGAATTGACGTCCAAATCGAGTTGGTACTCCCCCTGGCCAACGCCATGGGCTTGAAGTATTGCCAGCAAATCATTCAAGCGGCCGATTCCACCCCCGGAAGTTGGGTGCTCCCCACACGGTGGCAAGACGAGGATGAAGCGCTTTTCCAACGGGATCTAGCCGAACTGCCTGAATTGGCGAAATTGGCTCAGGACACCGGTTTCACCCGCGTGACCACCGCTGTGCCTCCGACCTCTAACGTGCGTCCCCTGGAAGAAAACCTCGAGTGGAGCAAAAATCGGCTGCAACAAATCGCCGATGTCGTTGGCGAATGTGGTCAGCAGTTGGGGCTGGAATATCTGGCTACCCCGACATTACGCAAAGATGCCAAACACGAATTCATTCACACCTTGGCCGGCTTGAAGCAACTGAAGGAGCTGATTGCCCGTGATAACGTGGGATATCTGCTCGATTCGTGGCATTGGCACATGGCGGGCGAAACAGCAGCAGACCTCAGTTCCCTCAAAGCCGAAGAAATCGTCGCAATTCATGTCAACGACGCTCCGGCCGATATTCCCAATGACGAACAAATCGACAACGTCCGTCGTTTGCCGGGATCGACCGGTGTGATCGACATCAATACGTTCCTGCAAACGATCAGCGATACTGGCTATGAAGGCCCGATGACCGCTGAGCCGTTCGCTGCCGGTGTCCGCACACTGAACAAGAATCGCGTTGTGGAATTGGTCTCTGAATCCTTGGACCGGGTTTGGTTCCGCAAAGACGAAATCGCTGCTCAAGAAGCAGCACGAGCTGAAGCAGCACGGCTTGCCGCTGAAGCTGCTGCTGCAGTCGCAGCCACAGCCGAAACCGTACCTGCCGAAGGCGAGCCTGTGCTGGCTGAAGCGGATACGAAAGAAGAATAA
- a CDS encoding flagellar hook-basal body protein, translating to MINGLYLSAQGAHTQQIRLDVVSNNLANASSTGFKRDMTVFESHLPFDFVQGNPRDTPEKLANSWGGTTIAEIKTDYSQNPLQATEGSLDVALAGPGFFKVATKAGKFLTRDGALTLQQDGTLETAGGAKVLSDEGAPITVNPADGEITIGAEGIVSQATEGDLEEVGRIALVEPRSYDSLKKVGDNLYANTGSERPVGPETSLKQGFLEASGVKPVNEMVNLIETSRAFEANLNMIKFQDEALGNLLSTVPRL from the coding sequence ATGATCAACGGTTTATATCTCTCCGCTCAAGGCGCGCATACGCAACAAATCCGCTTGGATGTGGTTTCCAACAACTTGGCGAACGCGTCCTCGACAGGCTTCAAACGGGATATGACCGTTTTCGAGTCCCATTTGCCCTTTGATTTCGTACAGGGCAATCCGCGCGATACGCCCGAGAAGTTGGCCAACTCGTGGGGCGGGACCACCATTGCAGAGATCAAAACAGACTATTCGCAAAATCCTTTGCAAGCGACCGAGGGATCACTGGACGTCGCACTGGCGGGGCCTGGTTTCTTCAAAGTCGCCACGAAAGCCGGCAAGTTTCTGACTCGTGACGGAGCACTCACGCTTCAGCAGGACGGCACGCTGGAGACCGCGGGAGGTGCGAAGGTCCTCAGTGACGAAGGGGCACCCATTACGGTCAATCCTGCGGATGGGGAGATCACCATCGGTGCCGAGGGCATCGTCAGTCAGGCGACCGAAGGCGACTTGGAAGAAGTCGGCAGGATCGCGCTGGTGGAACCGCGGTCGTATGACTCTTTGAAAAAAGTTGGGGACAACTTGTATGCAAACACCGGCAGCGAACGTCCGGTGGGGCCGGAGACATCGCTGAAGCAAGGATTCCTCGAAGCATCGGGAGTCAAACCGGTGAATGAAATGGTGAACTTGATCGAAACGTCACGGGCTTTTGAAGCCAATCTGAACATGATCAAGTTTCAAGACGAAGCCTTAGGGAACTTGTTGAGCACTGTGCCGAGACTGTAG
- the flgG gene encoding flagellar basal-body rod protein FlgG translates to MLRALNSSATGMQAQAFNLDVIANNLANADTTAFKSSRANFEDTYYEQVVLPGQQNGVGQRTAVGQAVGLGTRIQSTQLDFSQGALQATERPLDLAITGPGFFQVLDQNRNQIMYTRAGNITKNVDGQLVMASSDIGRPLDPSITIPQDATNIAISSDGVVSVLQPGNPDLQQVGQLQLSRFINPEGLVQVGDNLYQQSAASGTPIVAFGGQDGMGVVRSGFLEKSNVEPVKQLVGLIRTQRAFELASQAIQVADEQLSLVANLRRF, encoded by the coding sequence GTGTTACGAGCGTTGAATTCATCGGCGACGGGGATGCAGGCCCAGGCCTTTAACCTCGATGTGATCGCCAACAACTTGGCCAACGCCGATACGACAGCCTTCAAAAGCTCGCGGGCGAACTTCGAGGACACCTACTACGAGCAGGTCGTCTTACCGGGACAGCAAAACGGCGTGGGCCAGCGGACTGCTGTCGGACAGGCCGTCGGTTTGGGAACGCGGATTCAAAGTACGCAGCTCGACTTCAGCCAAGGGGCGTTGCAGGCGACCGAACGGCCGTTGGACTTGGCGATTACGGGACCGGGATTTTTTCAGGTCTTGGATCAAAACCGAAATCAAATCATGTACACGCGGGCCGGCAACATTACCAAAAACGTGGATGGTCAATTGGTCATGGCTTCGTCCGATATTGGACGTCCCTTGGATCCATCAATCACGATCCCCCAGGACGCCACGAACATCGCGATTTCCTCCGATGGTGTCGTCTCGGTCTTACAACCGGGAAACCCCGACCTGCAACAAGTGGGCCAACTCCAACTGTCAAGGTTCATCAATCCCGAAGGACTCGTGCAAGTCGGAGATAACCTGTATCAGCAAAGTGCGGCGTCCGGGACTCCCATTGTTGCCTTCGGGGGACAAGACGGGATGGGGGTTGTCCGTTCGGGCTTCCTCGAAAAATCCAACGTCGAACCGGTGAAACAGCTCGTGGGGTTGATTCGCACGCAGCGTGCGTTCGAGTTAGCCAGTCAGGCAATCCAAGTCGCAGATGAACAACTCTCGTTAGTCGCGAACTTGCGGCGGTTTTAA
- a CDS encoding DUF7670 domain-containing protein gives MSVIRWTARIMGLLIIAFVVVLAVGEGRDLDVTALGGIEGTMFLAWLMALIGMAVLWKWEGAGGILTLSGMAAFYVLNFAASGRFPGGPVFPACFLPGVLALICWWRDRRLHNDEHSRAM, from the coding sequence ATGAGCGTAATTCGCTGGACTGCCCGGATCATGGGGCTGTTGATTATCGCATTTGTGGTTGTGCTCGCGGTCGGCGAGGGACGCGATCTCGATGTGACCGCGCTCGGTGGCATCGAAGGCACAATGTTCCTTGCGTGGCTGATGGCATTAATTGGCATGGCGGTGCTGTGGAAATGGGAAGGAGCCGGCGGCATCCTGACGCTCAGCGGGATGGCGGCCTTCTACGTACTCAACTTCGCAGCATCAGGCCGGTTCCCAGGTGGGCCGGTCTTTCCAGCCTGCTTTTTGCCGGGGGTATTGGCGTTGATTTGCTGGTGGCGCGATCGTCGTCTGCACAATGACGAGCACTCCCGGGCCATGTAG
- a CDS encoding sigma-70 family RNA polymerase sigma factor translates to MALTQIDRTLLTRCLEKEPGAWKDFVDRFMGLFVHVITHTAHSRSVRVSQEDIDDLCAEVFVTLLAKDFAVLRHFAGKSSLATYLTVVARRVIVREMSQRRMAQAMGHTPPSPETVDRSESGESGRVADEEEVERMLEGLDAREADIVRQFHLEGRTYREISSGLGVPQNTIGPTLSRARAKIRRKVEQ, encoded by the coding sequence GTGGCATTAACGCAAATTGATCGCACACTGCTCACCCGCTGCCTCGAAAAAGAGCCAGGTGCGTGGAAGGACTTTGTTGACCGATTTATGGGACTGTTCGTGCATGTTATTACGCACACGGCCCATTCTCGTAGCGTCCGTGTATCACAGGAAGATATCGATGACCTGTGCGCGGAGGTATTCGTTACGTTGTTGGCCAAGGACTTTGCCGTACTCCGGCACTTCGCCGGTAAGAGCTCCTTGGCGACCTATCTGACCGTGGTGGCGCGGCGCGTGATCGTGCGCGAGATGTCACAACGTCGGATGGCCCAAGCTATGGGACACACGCCGCCCAGCCCCGAAACCGTCGATCGTAGCGAATCTGGCGAATCGGGACGTGTCGCGGATGAAGAAGAAGTCGAGAGGATGCTCGAAGGTTTGGACGCGCGCGAAGCGGACATCGTCCGGCAATTCCACCTGGAAGGCCGCACCTACCGTGAAATCAGTTCAGGATTAGGTGTGCCGCAAAATACGATTGGCCCCACACTCTCCCGCGCTCGTGCTAAAATTCGCCGCAAAGTCGAACAATAA
- the flgA gene encoding flagellar basal body P-ring formation chaperone FlgA has protein sequence MSAVRPVNLAIFLLGVMISQSTAGAALIHLKSQCTASSTVVQLSDIAEIRDADPATAQRLANVTFQPAPGSGRKARVRVEDVKSRLQALGENLATVQFSGASIVQVHGPQPVRSEAEPHVSNHQLSQAERRVTGAIQQHLDERATGAKITALMLPRDAATLSDLLSTNVAYWEISGGQAPWTGRQTMQIHASSPDGGQVFEVVAELFPKPRALVLRHPVAQGHVLGLQDLAWLPVAELPRQQAVLTDPRALVGQQAVRALPEGRPLTERDIKRLPLVKRGDTVTVYSRFGAVSIKTVARAVQEGAYGDQIPLRTLEGNTTILARVIDFHIAEITPEMSQPGQDQAGLKVRFAPAARYGGQ, from the coding sequence ATGTCAGCTGTGCGTCCCGTAAATTTGGCGATCTTTCTGCTGGGGGTCATGATCTCCCAGTCGACCGCTGGCGCTGCGTTGATACATTTGAAATCGCAGTGCACCGCCTCATCGACGGTCGTGCAGTTGAGCGACATTGCAGAGATTCGCGATGCGGATCCCGCAACGGCGCAGCGTTTAGCCAACGTCACTTTTCAACCCGCGCCAGGTAGCGGGCGGAAAGCTCGCGTGCGGGTTGAGGACGTCAAGTCGCGTTTGCAGGCGTTGGGCGAAAACTTGGCGACAGTACAATTCAGCGGCGCATCCATCGTACAGGTGCATGGGCCGCAACCGGTCCGGTCCGAAGCGGAGCCGCATGTCTCCAATCACCAACTCAGCCAAGCCGAAAGGCGGGTGACTGGCGCGATTCAACAACACTTGGACGAGCGAGCGACCGGTGCGAAAATCACAGCACTGATGTTGCCGCGCGATGCAGCCACTTTGTCCGACCTACTCAGTACTAACGTGGCTTATTGGGAAATTTCCGGCGGTCAGGCACCTTGGACCGGTCGGCAAACAATGCAAATTCACGCCAGTTCGCCCGATGGGGGACAGGTTTTTGAAGTCGTTGCGGAGTTGTTTCCCAAGCCTCGGGCATTGGTATTACGGCACCCTGTTGCGCAAGGGCATGTGCTCGGTCTTCAAGATTTGGCCTGGCTGCCTGTGGCGGAATTGCCGCGACAACAGGCGGTTTTGACTGACCCGCGGGCGCTCGTCGGCCAACAAGCTGTTCGGGCACTGCCCGAGGGGCGTCCATTGACGGAACGAGACATCAAACGGTTGCCGCTCGTGAAACGCGGTGACACGGTGACGGTTTATTCGCGGTTTGGAGCGGTTTCGATCAAGACGGTCGCTCGCGCCGTGCAAGAAGGCGCCTACGGCGATCAAATCCCGCTCCGGACGCTGGAAGGAAATACAACAATCTTAGCCAGGGTGATTGATTTTCATATTGCGGAGATCACGCCTGAAATGTCGCAGCCGGGGCAGGACCAAGCCGGGTTGAAGGTGCGTTTCGCGCCGGCGGCAAGATACGGCGGTCAATAG
- a CDS encoding aldolase/citrate lyase family protein: protein MQPAKELKAKVNRGELTTGPLVIDHLWPGLMDHVLRAGMDYMIVCMEHSCHNTERVAEMCALGRLASFPVLVRPPKLDFSTISRTMDLGACGMLLPTVETPEQLDVVRDAIRVPPRGRRRPGGMGNRWIKDMTAADWENDVEQDTIILPQIESQKGMDNLDAIVGHEVTTCAAIGPYDLSHDLGVGAQWDNPKFLTARNEIRAAAKRAGKVMWMIGDGPSLANEGFTFICVGEPSVILESAMTQIVKQTRGEASEESLRGYNA, encoded by the coding sequence ATGCAACCTGCTAAAGAATTAAAAGCGAAAGTTAACCGGGGTGAACTGACGACGGGGCCGCTGGTGATCGATCATCTCTGGCCCGGGCTGATGGACCATGTCCTGCGTGCTGGTATGGATTACATGATCGTTTGCATGGAACACAGTTGTCACAACACCGAACGCGTGGCGGAGATGTGCGCACTCGGTCGGTTGGCGAGTTTTCCGGTCTTGGTCCGTCCGCCGAAACTTGATTTCAGTACGATCTCACGCACAATGGATCTGGGCGCTTGCGGCATGTTGTTGCCGACGGTTGAAACGCCGGAGCAGTTGGATGTCGTCCGCGACGCGATCCGCGTCCCTCCTCGCGGCCGCCGTCGACCGGGCGGAATGGGAAATCGTTGGATCAAAGATATGACCGCCGCCGACTGGGAAAATGACGTCGAGCAAGACACCATCATCCTGCCGCAAATCGAGAGTCAAAAGGGTATGGACAACCTCGACGCAATCGTCGGCCACGAAGTGACGACCTGCGCCGCCATCGGCCCCTACGACCTTTCGCACGACCTGGGCGTCGGCGCGCAGTGGGACAATCCCAAATTCCTCACAGCCCGCAACGAGATCCGCGCCGCCGCCAAGCGCGCCGGCAAAGTCATGTGGATGATCGGAGACGGCCCGTCATTGGCGAACGAGGGATTCACCTTTATCTGCGTCGGCGAACCATCGGTAATCCTGGAATCAGCAATGACACAAATCGTCAAGCAAACCCGCGGTGAAGCGAGCGAAGAGTCGCTGCGGGGGTATAACGCCTGA
- a CDS encoding MOSC domain-containing protein codes for MSADKDLKTYVPQVGRVEWIGISDARMAAIQPQDEVEIVVGHGIVGEHHAQGDNSKRQVTLIQHEHLPFISSILGRDPIDPGLLRRNIVVSGINLIAIKDRKFSIGDVVLEGTGPCAPCSRMEYNLGDGGYAAMRGHGGICTIVHEAGTVRVGDAVRVLED; via the coding sequence ATGTCCGCTGATAAAGACCTGAAAACGTATGTCCCGCAAGTCGGGCGCGTGGAGTGGATCGGCATCAGCGATGCGCGGATGGCAGCGATTCAACCCCAGGACGAAGTCGAGATCGTCGTCGGTCATGGCATCGTGGGCGAGCATCATGCTCAAGGGGACAATTCTAAACGGCAGGTGACGTTGATTCAGCACGAGCATTTGCCATTCATCAGCTCCATCTTGGGCCGCGACCCGATCGACCCCGGGCTATTGCGACGAAATATTGTCGTGTCGGGCATCAACCTGATCGCGATCAAGGATCGCAAGTTCAGCATCGGCGACGTCGTGCTAGAGGGAACCGGCCCCTGCGCCCCTTGTTCGCGGATGGAATACAATCTGGGCGACGGCGGATACGCAGCCATGCGGGGACATGGTGGCATTTGCACGATCGTGCACGAAGCAGGCACGGTGCGTGTGGGGGATGCGGTTCGTGTGCTGGAGGATTAG
- a CDS encoding dienelactone hydrolase family protein: protein MKCSKTLFLCLLWSLTITANAQTGQPLAGTKPLRLRGDLSQRMREGIDKYLTRETAATVRSRQKFWAPDFSSREAYGKSIAANRRRFAYDIGASDELHTVAALELIETLDQPALIARTDQYAVFAVRWPAFGNVFGEGLLLEPLAQPIGVVVAIPDADQTPEMLIGSAPGIAPRSQFARRLAEQGFRVVVPVLIDRNDEWAGNPAVIMTNQTHREWIYRSAYPMGRHIIGYEVNKILALVDWLSRQGKPGDTIGVAGYGEGGLLALYTTALDPRIDATLVSGYFDSRQDVWQEPIYRNVFGLLQEFGDAEIAGMIAPRALIVEHSIAPEVDGPPKLRPGRLESAAPGRLTTPTFASIDAEVARVRTRFPAQAEIRPNITLIAGKTGAPIPFGFDDALSAFVKALEIDQPLQPSGDLPVDTRSDFDPGSRQQRQVQQLIDHTMHLLANSHHVREKFWEPVKPSSIEEWQQGTARYREAMLEELIGRLPPATLPPKARTRQIYDQPKWTGYEVVLDVYPDVICWGYLLVPKDIQEGEKSPVVVCQHGLEGTPESVVTDDPDNRDSQIYCSYAAKLADEGFVTYAPHNFYKGGNEFRQLQRKANPLKNTLFGITTVQHQQMLDWLSSLPFVDPQRIGFYGLSYGGNTATRVPAILEQYACVIDSGDFNEWVTKTVSVHYNYCFPPLGAYEVGEFNLGHTFNHSDMVGLIAPRPFMVERGHKDGVAPDEWVAAEYARVRRLYVELGIPERTEIEFFNGPHKINGVGTFEFLRKHLNWPRQ from the coding sequence ATGAAATGCTCGAAAACTCTGTTCCTTTGTCTGTTATGGTCCCTGACAATTACGGCAAACGCCCAAACCGGTCAGCCACTGGCTGGGACCAAACCGCTTCGGTTGCGGGGTGATCTTTCTCAGCGGATGCGTGAGGGGATCGACAAATATCTCACCCGCGAAACGGCCGCTACCGTCCGCTCTCGTCAAAAATTCTGGGCTCCCGATTTTTCCTCGCGCGAAGCCTACGGAAAATCAATCGCCGCGAATCGCCGCCGCTTTGCGTATGACATCGGCGCCAGCGATGAACTTCATACCGTCGCTGCATTGGAGCTAATCGAAACGCTCGATCAACCCGCGCTCATCGCCCGCACCGACCAGTATGCCGTCTTCGCTGTCCGCTGGCCCGCTTTCGGCAACGTGTTCGGCGAAGGCTTGTTGCTGGAACCGTTGGCACAACCAATCGGAGTCGTCGTTGCCATCCCCGATGCCGATCAGACACCGGAGATGCTCATCGGTTCGGCGCCCGGCATCGCACCCCGTTCACAATTCGCCCGCCGCTTAGCCGAACAAGGCTTTCGTGTGGTCGTGCCGGTGCTGATTGATCGTAACGACGAATGGGCGGGTAACCCGGCGGTGATCATGACCAATCAAACACACCGCGAATGGATTTACCGCAGCGCTTACCCCATGGGCCGCCACATCATTGGGTACGAAGTGAACAAAATCCTCGCCCTCGTCGATTGGCTCTCACGACAAGGCAAACCGGGCGATACGATCGGCGTCGCTGGTTACGGCGAAGGCGGGCTGTTGGCCCTCTATACGACCGCCCTCGATCCCCGCATCGACGCCACCCTGGTCAGCGGATATTTCGATTCGCGACAAGATGTCTGGCAAGAGCCGATTTACCGTAACGTGTTCGGACTGCTCCAGGAATTCGGGGACGCTGAGATCGCCGGGATGATTGCGCCGCGAGCTTTGATTGTTGAACATAGCATCGCCCCGGAAGTCGATGGTCCACCCAAGTTGCGGCCGGGCCGTTTGGAGTCAGCAGCACCGGGACGCTTGACGACACCAACATTCGCCTCGATCGATGCTGAAGTTGCTCGCGTACGGACCCGTTTTCCTGCTCAAGCGGAGATCCGCCCGAACATCACCCTGATTGCCGGCAAGACCGGCGCTCCAATTCCCTTTGGTTTCGACGACGCTCTGTCGGCATTTGTGAAAGCCTTGGAAATTGACCAGCCCTTGCAGCCGTCCGGCGATCTCCCAGTCGACACCCGTAGCGACTTTGATCCGGGATCGCGACAACAGCGGCAAGTCCAACAACTGATCGATCACACGATGCATTTGTTGGCAAACTCGCATCATGTCCGTGAAAAATTCTGGGAACCAGTCAAACCATCGTCGATCGAAGAATGGCAGCAAGGCACGGCCCGCTATCGTGAAGCCATGCTAGAGGAACTGATCGGCCGATTGCCCCCGGCGACGCTACCCCCCAAAGCCCGTACGCGGCAGATTTATGATCAACCGAAATGGACCGGTTACGAAGTGGTGCTGGATGTTTATCCCGATGTGATCTGCTGGGGGTATTTGTTGGTCCCCAAGGACATTCAAGAGGGTGAGAAAAGTCCCGTTGTCGTTTGTCAGCACGGGCTCGAAGGGACGCCGGAATCCGTTGTCACCGACGACCCCGACAATCGCGACTCCCAGATCTATTGCTCGTACGCCGCCAAATTGGCCGACGAAGGCTTCGTGACGTATGCTCCGCACAATTTCTATAAGGGGGGCAACGAATTTCGACAATTGCAGCGGAAAGCCAATCCGCTCAAAAATACGCTGTTCGGCATCACAACCGTGCAGCACCAACAAATGCTCGATTGGTTGAGCAGCTTGCCGTTTGTGGATCCCCAGCGAATTGGGTTTTATGGGCTTTCTTATGGCGGAAACACGGCCACTCGCGTGCCGGCGATCCTTGAGCAATACGCCTGTGTGATTGATTCCGGAGATTTCAATGAGTGGGTAACGAAAACCGTCTCGGTCCATTACAATTACTGTTTTCCCCCACTGGGCGCCTATGAAGTCGGCGAGTTCAATCTCGGCCACACCTTCAATCATTCCGACATGGTCGGCTTGATCGCCCCGCGGCCGTTTATGGTCGAACGGGGACACAAGGACGGCGTCGCGCCGGATGAATGGGTGGCAGCAGAATACGCCCGCGTCCGTCGCCTGTACGTCGAACTCGGTATTCCGGAACGAACTGAAATTGAGTTTTTTAACGGACCACACAAGATCAACGGCGTGGGGACGTTTGAATTTTTACGGAAACATTTGAATTGGCCGCGGCAGTAG